A window from Theobroma cacao cultivar B97-61/B2 chromosome 3, Criollo_cocoa_genome_V2, whole genome shotgun sequence encodes these proteins:
- the LOC18605621 gene encoding probable RNA-binding protein 18 isoform X1, which translates to MDPRSFIDEKSESRLYIGNLDLRITEGALIKMFSPYGKIISEDFLWHTRGPKRGEPRGFAFIQYSMKEEAKLAKEKMHGRLACGRPLVVRLASEKYLEEAAHNSSKAGGEAIKSGTAGSTSGQMSRSAKIAAIKNKLKALDEERGSAKKQKAS; encoded by the exons GATCCTAGGAGTTTCATAGATGAGAAGAGTGAGAGCAGACTATACATTGGTAACCTTGATCTAAGAATAACCGA AGGTGCCCTTATTAAGATGTTTTCTCCATATGGGAAGATTATATCTGAGGACTTCTTGTGGCACACTCGTGGCCCAAAACGTGGAGAACCACGAGGGTTTGCCTTTATCCAGTACAGCATGAAAGAG GAGGCTAAATTGGCCAAGGAGAAGATGCATGGGAGACTAGCTTGTGGTCGCCCTTTGGTGGTCCGTCTAGCTAGCGAGAAATACTTGGAGGAAGCAGCACACAATTCTTCCAAAGCTGGAGGTGAGGCAATCAAAAGTGGCACTGCTGGTAGCACCTCAGGGCAGATGAGTCGCAGCGCCAAAATTGCTGcgattaagaacaaattgaagGCCTTGGATGAAGAGAGAGGTAGTGCAAAGAAGCAGAAAGCAAGCTGA
- the LOC18605621 gene encoding uncharacterized protein LOC18605621 isoform X2, with protein MQEAKLAKEKMHGRLACGRPLVVRLASEKYLEEAAHNSSKAGGEAIKSGTAGSTSGQMSRSAKIAAIKNKLKALDEERGSAKKQKAS; from the coding sequence atgCAGGAGGCTAAATTGGCCAAGGAGAAGATGCATGGGAGACTAGCTTGTGGTCGCCCTTTGGTGGTCCGTCTAGCTAGCGAGAAATACTTGGAGGAAGCAGCACACAATTCTTCCAAAGCTGGAGGTGAGGCAATCAAAAGTGGCACTGCTGGTAGCACCTCAGGGCAGATGAGTCGCAGCGCCAAAATTGCTGcgattaagaacaaattgaagGCCTTGGATGAAGAGAGAGGTAGTGCAAAGAAGCAGAAAGCAAGCTGA